From a region of the Rhodococcus sp. 4CII genome:
- a CDS encoding EthD family reductase: protein MHTLMVLYGQPTDPDQFREYYQNTHLSIAHKLPGVRASRHSVNLAAAEGESPFIAVFEADFDSAEAMAEALSSPEGAEAVADLPNFATGGVQIVHFAAVVS, encoded by the coding sequence ATGCACACCCTCATGGTTCTCTATGGCCAGCCCACCGATCCGGATCAGTTCCGGGAGTACTACCAGAACACCCACCTCTCCATCGCTCACAAGCTGCCGGGGGTGCGCGCGAGCCGCCACAGCGTCAACCTTGCCGCCGCTGAGGGTGAGTCACCGTTCATCGCCGTCTTCGAGGCGGATTTCGACTCCGCCGAAGCGATGGCGGAGGCACTGTCCTCCCCCGAGGGCGCCGAGGCCGTCGCCGACCTACCCAATTTCGCGACCGGTGGTGTCCAGATCGTGCACTTCGCCGCCGTCGTCAGCTGA
- a CDS encoding dioxygenase translates to MTAHTTTSTTPGHTANHLIRERTHRILGASSSPARISALARAAADAIADVLRRHNVTAAEFRSLESWLISVGDNGEWPLLLDMFVERTLVDRAHPDRGASPASTEGPYYLPGQPHLPSPCTLPMRDDEAGTPLILTVRVSETDGSPIAYANLDMWQTDASGHYSGFTPGVPAGNLRGVVVADDHGCFEVETIVPSPYRIPEDGAVGARSLRCLRRPEDRTRARPRHGAGPERHRPCHLQFRPRFGRTLNRTNV, encoded by the coding sequence ATGACTGCTCACACCACCACCTCGACCACCCCGGGTCACACTGCGAACCACCTGATCCGAGAGCGCACCCACCGAATATTGGGTGCGAGTTCCTCACCGGCACGTATCTCGGCACTCGCCCGGGCCGCGGCCGACGCGATCGCCGATGTCCTCCGCCGCCACAATGTCACTGCTGCCGAATTCCGTTCCCTCGAGTCCTGGCTAATCTCGGTCGGCGACAACGGAGAGTGGCCGCTGCTTCTGGACATGTTCGTCGAACGCACCCTCGTCGATCGCGCCCATCCAGACCGCGGCGCCAGCCCGGCCAGCACCGAAGGACCCTACTACCTTCCCGGACAGCCGCATCTGCCGTCGCCGTGCACGCTGCCGATGCGCGACGACGAGGCCGGGACACCGCTGATCCTGACCGTACGAGTGTCGGAGACAGACGGGTCACCGATCGCCTACGCGAACCTCGATATGTGGCAGACCGATGCCAGCGGCCATTACTCGGGCTTCACGCCCGGCGTTCCGGCAGGCAATCTCCGCGGTGTCGTGGTCGCCGACGACCACGGTTGCTTCGAGGTCGAAACCATAGTTCCCTCGCCTTACCGCATTCCGGAGGACGGCGCGGTCGGGGCCCGCAGCCTCCGATGCCTCCGTCGACCGGAGGATCGAACCCGAGCTCGTCCTCGACATGGTGCCGGGCCGGAACGGCACCGTCCATGCCACCTGCAGTTTCGTCCTCGATTCGGTCGAACCCTGAACCGCACGAACGTATAA
- a CDS encoding cytochrome P450: protein MTETTPAPIAEDIVSGKCPVSHFAAEFNPFDEDYQQDPYPVFKAVREQEPVFYSPEIDYWIVSRYEDIIEIFKDTESYSASEAGVMITPPCPAAMDVLAEANFVPSTMLVDEDAPLHPKRRRVFRKGLNDNKVAELEPYTRRFVSHCLDAIVKNGRADIVGDMTFSVPALTAFILMGVPEAEVERVRGYAARFALWLWGRPTDEQQVALAGDYAAYLQYAREHVDKLAENPGEDYMSNVIKAWQKDGNDEVWDKTYLASIMQSHLYASHETTTNAAASGFKSLLENRSQWEAICEDPTLIPGAVHEILRYQSSVPTWRRITTRPVRLGGYDLPTGSRVMMLTGSANHDDAKFEDGERFDITRENADEHLAFGWGVHLCLGQGLARMEMRVMLEETTKRLPHLRLVEDQEWTYSPNTSFRGPDHVRVEWDPSQNPLPADRP, encoded by the coding sequence ATGACCGAAACCACTCCGGCACCGATTGCCGAAGACATCGTCTCCGGCAAGTGCCCGGTCAGCCACTTCGCCGCCGAGTTCAACCCGTTCGACGAGGACTACCAGCAGGACCCGTACCCCGTCTTCAAGGCCGTCCGGGAACAGGAACCGGTCTTCTACAGCCCCGAGATCGACTACTGGATCGTCAGCCGCTACGAGGACATCATCGAGATCTTCAAGGACACCGAGTCCTACAGCGCGAGCGAGGCGGGTGTCATGATCACCCCGCCGTGCCCCGCGGCGATGGATGTGCTGGCCGAGGCCAACTTCGTCCCGTCGACGATGCTCGTCGACGAGGACGCACCACTGCACCCGAAGCGGCGCAGGGTTTTCCGCAAGGGCCTCAATGACAACAAGGTAGCCGAACTCGAGCCCTACACCCGCCGGTTCGTCTCCCATTGCTTGGACGCGATCGTCAAGAACGGCCGCGCCGACATAGTCGGCGACATGACGTTCTCGGTGCCGGCGCTGACGGCATTCATCCTGATGGGTGTGCCGGAGGCCGAGGTCGAGCGCGTCCGCGGATACGCGGCCCGGTTCGCGCTCTGGCTGTGGGGACGGCCCACCGATGAGCAGCAGGTTGCTCTTGCCGGCGACTATGCCGCCTACCTTCAGTACGCGCGTGAACACGTCGACAAGCTGGCCGAGAATCCGGGTGAGGACTACATGTCCAATGTCATCAAGGCTTGGCAGAAGGACGGCAACGACGAGGTGTGGGACAAGACCTACCTCGCCTCGATCATGCAGAGCCACCTCTATGCCTCGCACGAGACGACGACCAACGCCGCGGCGAGCGGATTCAAGTCGCTGCTAGAGAACCGGTCTCAGTGGGAAGCGATCTGCGAAGATCCGACGCTGATCCCCGGCGCGGTCCACGAGATCCTGCGCTACCAGTCCTCCGTGCCGACGTGGCGACGGATCACGACGCGGCCGGTCCGGCTCGGTGGCTATGACCTTCCGACCGGGTCGCGGGTGATGATGCTGACCGGATCCGCCAACCACGACGACGCGAAGTTCGAGGACGGGGAGAGGTTCGACATCACCCGCGAGAACGCCGACGAGCACCTCGCCTTCGGGTGGGGCGTGCACCTGTGCCTCGGTCAGGGCTTGGCCCGCATGGAAATGCGGGTGATGCTGGAGGAGACCACAAAGCGCCTGCCGCACCTGCGCCTGGTGGAGGACCAGGAATGGACGTATTCACCGAACACCTCGTTCCGCGGCCCCGACCACGTCCGCGTCGAATGGGACCCGAGTCAGAACCCGCTCCCCGCGGACCGCCCCTAG
- a CDS encoding PDR/VanB family oxidoreductase: MSPDHTDPSTALKLVVDEVRKECDGVLTLSLIDGTGSTLPTWEAGAHIDLHLANGMVRQYSLHNAPGDSSRYEVAVLRDPNSRGGSQHIHDEVTKGATLTASLPRNNFPLKPAQEYLFVAAGIGITPLLPMMAAAAEKGIAYRLVYAGRSRPKMAFFEQLSDDDNVQMCVSDEGTRLNLDALIGDDLDPNVHIYSCGPERLLDALTARCADLGVSAQLHVEHFSGTAVELDPSVETVFEVELSRTGKTLTVGPDQTILDALLECGIKAANSCGEGVCGSCETTVLEGEVDHRDAVLDDDEKAENEVMMICCSRARSPRIVLDM, encoded by the coding sequence ATGTCCCCCGACCACACTGATCCGTCCACCGCGCTCAAACTGGTGGTGGACGAAGTCCGCAAGGAGTGCGACGGCGTGCTCACGCTGAGCTTGATCGACGGCACCGGAAGTACCCTCCCCACCTGGGAAGCCGGCGCCCACATCGATCTGCACTTGGCGAACGGCATGGTGCGGCAGTACTCGCTGCACAACGCGCCCGGCGACAGTTCCCGCTACGAGGTCGCCGTCCTTCGCGATCCGAACAGCCGCGGAGGGTCACAACACATCCACGACGAGGTGACGAAGGGGGCCACGCTCACTGCGTCCCTGCCGCGCAATAACTTCCCACTGAAACCGGCGCAGGAATATCTATTCGTTGCCGCCGGGATCGGCATCACGCCTCTGCTACCGATGATGGCGGCCGCTGCGGAGAAGGGCATCGCCTACCGCTTGGTGTACGCCGGACGTTCACGGCCGAAGATGGCGTTCTTCGAGCAACTCTCCGACGACGACAACGTGCAGATGTGTGTCTCGGACGAGGGCACTCGCTTGAACCTCGACGCCCTGATCGGCGACGACCTCGATCCGAACGTGCACATCTACAGCTGCGGCCCCGAACGGCTTCTGGACGCGCTCACCGCGCGGTGCGCCGATCTGGGGGTGTCCGCACAGCTGCACGTCGAGCACTTCTCCGGCACCGCCGTCGAGCTCGATCCGAGCGTGGAGACCGTTTTCGAGGTGGAGCTGTCCCGGACCGGGAAAACCCTCACCGTCGGGCCCGACCAGACAATTCTGGACGCCCTGCTCGAGTGCGGAATCAAGGCTGCGAACAGTTGCGGCGAGGGAGTGTGCGGCTCCTGCGAGACAACCGTGCTCGAGGGCGAGGTCGACCACCGCGACGCGGTGCTCGACGACGACGAGAAGGCGGAGAACGAGGTGATGATGATCTGCTGCTCGCGGGCCCGCTCACCGCGAATCGTCCTCGACATGTAG
- a CDS encoding AraC family transcriptional regulator — MGTHSTTRFADWHEVQDAVAAAYFPHEMRPLTTGAACRSAVQAATIGSCRITSMRLGAAVSVATEHPGAYGVNIPVSGRLDSVIGRAEIASLPGQATICPPDTRTVIPRWSPSCRLIGFKVDTDYLQREMDRVLGRPGKLPMQIDLRTDRGASWFKFVQTVFHQVTDDAGVWSNSVVLTQLAGTLTAAFVLAAIPDDEDGHRGVRPRIVKRVVDAIHADSAHTWTPGEMAEVAGVSVRRLQQGFRACMNQTPFEYLFEVRLERAHAELMAAGPPATVADIAFRCGITHTSRFAAAYRDRFGSTPSETLRR; from the coding sequence ATGGGCACACACAGCACTACCCGATTCGCCGACTGGCACGAAGTCCAGGATGCGGTTGCTGCAGCGTACTTTCCGCACGAGATGAGGCCGCTGACGACCGGAGCCGCGTGCCGATCGGCCGTGCAGGCAGCGACGATCGGGTCATGCCGGATCACCAGCATGAGGCTCGGCGCCGCGGTCTCCGTCGCGACCGAGCACCCGGGCGCCTACGGTGTCAACATTCCGGTGTCGGGACGGCTCGACTCGGTCATCGGGAGAGCCGAGATCGCGTCGCTGCCCGGCCAGGCGACCATCTGCCCGCCGGACACCCGGACTGTCATTCCGCGCTGGAGTCCGTCGTGTCGCCTCATCGGGTTCAAGGTCGACACGGACTACCTGCAGCGCGAAATGGATCGAGTGCTGGGGCGCCCGGGGAAGCTGCCGATGCAGATCGATCTGCGGACCGACCGGGGGGCGAGCTGGTTCAAGTTCGTCCAAACCGTCTTCCATCAGGTCACTGACGACGCCGGTGTGTGGAGTAACAGCGTCGTGCTGACTCAACTCGCGGGTACGCTCACCGCCGCGTTCGTCCTCGCGGCCATACCGGACGACGAGGACGGTCACCGCGGCGTTCGTCCCCGCATCGTCAAAAGGGTCGTCGACGCAATTCATGCCGATTCGGCCCACACGTGGACACCGGGTGAGATGGCCGAGGTGGCGGGAGTCAGTGTCCGCCGACTGCAACAAGGGTTCCGGGCGTGCATGAACCAGACGCCATTCGAATATTTGTTCGAAGTTCGTCTGGAGCGGGCGCACGCGGAGCTCATGGCGGCCGGCCCCCCGGCCACGGTCGCTGATATCGCGTTTCGGTGTGGAATCACCCACACCAGCAGATTCGCCGCGGCCTATCGCGACCGGTTCGGCAGCACCCCTTCGGAGACCTTGAGGCGCTGA